In Hemitrygon akajei chromosome 9, sHemAka1.3, whole genome shotgun sequence, the following are encoded in one genomic region:
- the LOC140733319 gene encoding succinate dehydrogenase assembly factor 4, mitochondrial-like: MSGCRVLWTVVAVRRSVVSRQGFVSWNSWRSSSSKAGSQENLKKKPLKKPETPVGRFDHPQQDPLGGDSLERFPDDINPVTKEKNGPRGPEPTRYGDWERRGRCIDF, from the exons ATGTCGGGGTGTCGGGTTTTGTGGACTGTGGTGGCGGTACGGCGTAGTGTCGTGTCACGGCAGG GTTTTGTCTCCTGGAACTCCTGGAGATCATCCAGCTCCAAAGCTGGAAGTCAAGAGAATCTGAAAAAGAAGCCTTTAAAAAAGCCTGAAACACCTGTTGGTCGCTTTGATCATCCACAACAGGATCCTTTGGGAGGAGATTCCCTGGAAA GGTTTCCTGATGACATCAATCCGGTTACAAAGGAAAAGAACGGACCAAGAGGCCCAGAGCCCACTCGCTATGGAGACTGGGAACGAAGGGGACGTTGTAttgacttctaa